From a single Paraburkholderia sp. D15 genomic region:
- a CDS encoding lysophospholipid acyltransferase family protein: MSIWHAWQRDCLLGVVRLVAGAYPVWHQGTPSATQKIYFSNHTSHVDTLAILAALPRELRDQVRPVAARDYWERGKVKVHIANNLLNVVLIDRKKEGEGDPLEPVREALRLGYSIIIFPEGTRSAEALPQAFKSGIYRLATEFPSVELCPVYLENLQRIMPKGAIWPVPLICKVHFGATFTLDGNEAKADFLQRARERVVELSPIRHAD, from the coding sequence ATGAGCATCTGGCATGCATGGCAACGCGATTGTCTTCTGGGTGTCGTGCGTCTCGTCGCGGGCGCCTACCCGGTATGGCATCAGGGCACACCGAGCGCGACGCAGAAAATCTACTTCTCGAATCACACCAGCCACGTCGATACGCTCGCGATTCTCGCCGCGTTGCCGCGCGAGTTGCGCGATCAGGTGCGGCCGGTCGCCGCGCGCGATTACTGGGAGCGCGGCAAGGTCAAGGTGCATATCGCCAACAACCTGCTCAACGTGGTGCTGATCGACCGCAAGAAGGAAGGCGAAGGCGATCCGCTCGAACCGGTGCGCGAGGCGTTGCGGCTCGGCTATTCGATCATCATTTTTCCGGAAGGCACGCGCAGCGCCGAGGCGTTGCCGCAGGCGTTCAAGAGCGGGATCTACCGGCTTGCCACCGAATTTCCGTCGGTCGAGTTGTGCCCGGTCTATCTGGAGAACCTGCAGCGGATCATGCCGAAGGGCGCGATCTGGCCGGTGCCGCTGATCTGCAAGGTGCACTTCGGCGCGACCTTCACACTCGACGGAAACGAAGCGAAGGCGGACTTTTTGCAGCGCGCGCGGGAGCGCGTCGTCGAACTGTCGCCGATCCGTCACGCGGACTGA
- a CDS encoding CDP-alcohol phosphatidyltransferase family protein → MSVYALKPKFQNLLRPLVRRLAGAGVTANQVTVAAALGSIVAGGVAAAGYYRLFLLLPAWLFVRMALNAIDGMLAREFGQKSALGAYLNELGDVISDIALVLPFLVIPAFNPADIWAFALAAAVVECAGLIGPLAGATRRYDGPLGKSDRAVAVGAFGLWIGLGLTVAPWATWIWRALIVLAVLTLCKRVRNGVAEAR, encoded by the coding sequence ATGAGCGTCTACGCACTCAAACCGAAGTTCCAGAATCTGCTGCGGCCGCTGGTGCGCCGCCTCGCGGGCGCGGGCGTCACGGCCAATCAGGTCACCGTCGCGGCGGCGCTCGGCTCGATCGTGGCCGGCGGCGTGGCGGCCGCGGGCTATTACCGGCTATTCCTGTTGTTGCCCGCATGGCTGTTCGTGCGCATGGCCTTAAATGCGATCGACGGAATGCTGGCGCGTGAATTCGGTCAGAAGAGCGCGCTCGGTGCGTATTTGAACGAATTGGGCGACGTTATTTCCGACATTGCACTGGTTTTACCGTTTCTGGTAATTCCCGCATTCAATCCGGCGGATATCTGGGCGTTCGCGCTGGCCGCCGCGGTCGTCGAATGCGCGGGTCTGATCGGGCCTCTCGCGGGCGCGACGCGCCGTTACGACGGTCCGCTCGGCAAGAGCGACCGCGCGGTGGCGGTCGGTGCATTCGGCCTGTGGATCGGGCTCGGTCTGACGGTCGCGCCGTGGGCCACCTGGATCTGGCGCGCGCTGATCGTGCTGGCGGTGCTGACACTGTGCAAGCGGGTGCGCAACGGCGTCGCCGAAGCGCGCTGA
- a CDS encoding phosphatase PAP2/dual specificity phosphatase family protein, translating into MSGAGARTGAPWRHATAARAAQPATFALKIVLLAAMGAVFFSTYGFANWLAGQHAHVGSFAFGWEHAIPFWPWTIVPYWSIDLLYALSFFLWRRRDEVFDHVKRLLTVQAISVLCFIAWPLRFSFERPAADGISGALFTLLAGFDKPYNQAPSLHIGLLVVLWAVYAAYARGGWRWLLHGWFALIGLSVLTTYQHHAIDVPTGAAVGCFALFLFPVRRDHDRTRVAAEGDEHDALAEPLAPFVLAHARRIARRYAALALAFLLAACAAIPHAPVAALLLGWIALAVLCVAIVYWRADPALYQKRADGRLAWATAALFLPTVFGTFVNSRAWTRRHPAASPVGHSVLIGRTPTRREVKQAHATAIVDLTAEMPGWARRDPAIHYVCVPQLDLLLPTFAQLQQAVAAIETLRAQGHTVLVCCALGYSRSALTVAAWLAVHLQLDDAQAALTLLREARPQVRLHGPAIALLQRFIDWRATTRREQACPS; encoded by the coding sequence ATGAGCGGCGCGGGCGCGCGAACCGGTGCACCGTGGCGGCACGCGACAGCGGCGCGCGCTGCGCAACCGGCCACCTTCGCGCTGAAAATCGTGCTGCTCGCCGCGATGGGCGCGGTGTTTTTCTCGACCTACGGGTTCGCCAACTGGCTCGCGGGGCAGCATGCGCACGTGGGGTCGTTCGCGTTCGGCTGGGAGCACGCGATTCCGTTCTGGCCGTGGACGATCGTGCCGTACTGGTCGATCGATCTGCTGTACGCACTGTCGTTCTTTCTGTGGCGCCGGCGCGATGAGGTGTTCGATCACGTCAAGCGGCTACTGACGGTGCAGGCGATTTCGGTGTTGTGCTTCATCGCATGGCCGCTGCGTTTCAGTTTCGAGCGTCCCGCCGCCGATGGCATCAGCGGTGCGCTGTTCACGTTGCTCGCGGGTTTCGACAAGCCGTACAACCAGGCGCCGTCGCTGCATATCGGACTGCTGGTGGTGCTGTGGGCCGTGTACGCGGCGTACGCGCGCGGCGGGTGGCGCTGGCTGCTGCACGGCTGGTTCGCGCTGATCGGCCTGTCGGTGCTCACCACGTATCAGCATCACGCGATCGATGTGCCGACCGGTGCGGCGGTCGGCTGCTTCGCGCTGTTTCTGTTTCCGGTGCGGCGGGACCATGACAGGACGCGCGTGGCCGCCGAAGGCGACGAGCATGACGCGCTTGCCGAACCTCTCGCGCCTTTCGTACTCGCCCACGCGCGGCGCATCGCCCGACGCTACGCCGCGCTCGCGCTGGCCTTTCTGCTCGCGGCCTGCGCGGCGATTCCCCATGCGCCGGTCGCGGCCTTGCTGCTCGGCTGGATCGCGCTCGCGGTGCTGTGCGTCGCGATCGTCTACTGGCGCGCGGACCCGGCGCTCTATCAGAAGCGCGCCGACGGTCGCCTTGCATGGGCCACCGCCGCGCTGTTTCTGCCGACCGTGTTCGGCACCTTCGTCAACTCGCGCGCCTGGACGCGTCGTCATCCGGCGGCTTCGCCGGTCGGACATTCGGTGTTGATCGGCCGCACGCCGACGCGACGCGAAGTCAAGCAGGCGCACGCCACCGCGATCGTCGATCTGACCGCCGAAATGCCCGGCTGGGCGCGCCGCGATCCGGCGATCCACTACGTTTGCGTGCCGCAACTCGATCTGCTTCTGCCCACCTTCGCGCAGTTGCAACAGGCCGTCGCCGCGATCGAAACCTTGCGCGCGCAAGGGCATACGGTGCTGGTGTGCTGTGCGCTCGGGTATTCGCGCAGCGCATTGACGGTCGCCGCGTGGCTCGCCGTGCATCTGCAACTGGACGACGCGCAGGCGGCGCTCACGCTGTTGCGCGAGGCGCGCCCGCAAGTGCGCCTGCACGGCCCGGCCATCGCGCTGTTGCAGCGCTTTATCGACTGGCGCGCGACGACGCGGCGCGAACAGGCATGCCCATCATGA
- a CDS encoding efflux transporter outer membrane subunit encodes MKSKVTRLTLAVSSATAALAALCLSGCAIGPDYSKPTVAIPATFKEGVDWQRAQADPQASLSSTWWEVYQDDTLTGLIGRSLKANQSIAAAEAAYRLAQATVDANRASFFPVITAGLSATRSGTGNGAASSGISSTTGSTTAGIRNSVSVTAAASWEPDLWGEVRREVESAKASAQASDAQLAGERLSIAATLATDYFALRQADLDIDSLKQQQTIDARILDITRTAYLQGTASNDDVLVAQDTLEIVIAQLQSTETTREQDEHAIAVLIGVPPSSFSLPAKTDYTFANPAVPLALPSQLLERRYDVVSAERTAAAANAKIGAAEAAFFPVLDLSAQGGFEHNTFAHLFSLPSRVWTLGPDLAATIFDGGARTAAVHEARATYDQDVANYRGAVLTAFQGVEDSLSSINHLQRQTQAYGEIYQRNQQLFASQKAQLLAGTASEQSVLTQQLTLLQAAQSLKDSQSLLAQGSVALIKNLGGGWQENGSQPAPGVAAASSTASASKPATASATTAAATADLASRPASAR; translated from the coding sequence ATGAAGAGCAAGGTAACGAGGCTCACCCTCGCCGTCTCGTCCGCCACGGCCGCGCTCGCCGCGCTGTGCCTGAGCGGCTGCGCGATCGGGCCGGACTACAGCAAGCCGACTGTCGCGATTCCGGCCACCTTCAAGGAAGGCGTCGACTGGCAGCGTGCGCAGGCCGATCCGCAGGCATCGCTGTCGAGCACGTGGTGGGAGGTCTATCAGGACGACACGCTGACCGGTCTGATCGGCCGCTCGCTGAAGGCGAACCAGTCGATCGCCGCGGCCGAGGCCGCGTACCGGCTCGCGCAGGCCACCGTCGATGCGAACCGCGCGAGCTTTTTCCCGGTCATCACCGCCGGGCTGTCGGCCACGCGCAGCGGCACCGGCAACGGCGCGGCGAGTTCCGGCATCAGCAGCACGACCGGCAGCACCACCGCCGGCATCCGCAATTCGGTGAGCGTCACGGCCGCCGCGAGCTGGGAGCCGGATCTGTGGGGCGAAGTGCGGCGCGAAGTCGAATCGGCGAAAGCCAGCGCGCAAGCCAGCGACGCGCAACTGGCCGGCGAACGCCTGTCGATCGCGGCGACGCTCGCCACCGATTACTTCGCGCTGCGCCAGGCCGATCTGGATATCGATTCGCTGAAACAGCAGCAAACCATCGACGCGCGCATTCTCGACATCACCCGCACCGCGTATCTGCAAGGCACGGCGTCGAACGACGACGTGCTGGTTGCGCAGGACACGCTGGAGATCGTCATCGCGCAACTGCAAAGCACGGAGACCACGCGCGAACAGGACGAGCATGCGATCGCGGTGCTGATCGGCGTGCCGCCTTCCAGTTTCTCGCTGCCGGCGAAAACGGACTACACGTTCGCCAATCCGGCGGTGCCGCTCGCGTTGCCGTCGCAACTGCTCGAACGGCGTTACGACGTGGTCAGCGCGGAGCGCACCGCCGCCGCCGCCAACGCGAAGATCGGCGCGGCCGAGGCGGCGTTTTTCCCGGTGCTGGATCTGTCCGCGCAAGGCGGCTTCGAACACAACACGTTCGCGCACCTGTTCTCGTTGCCGAGCCGCGTGTGGACGCTCGGTCCGGATCTGGCCGCGACGATCTTCGACGGCGGCGCACGCACCGCCGCGGTACACGAAGCTCGCGCGACCTACGATCAGGACGTGGCGAATTATCGCGGCGCGGTGCTGACGGCGTTCCAGGGCGTCGAGGACAGCCTGTCGTCGATCAATCATCTGCAACGGCAGACCCAGGCGTATGGCGAGATCTATCAGCGCAATCAGCAGCTGTTCGCGAGCCAGAAAGCGCAATTGCTGGCCGGCACCGCGAGCGAGCAAAGCGTGCTGACGCAGCAACTCACGCTGTTGCAGGCCGCGCAGTCGCTGAAGGACAGCCAGTCGCTGCTCGCGCAAGGCAGCGTGGCGTTGATCAAGAATCTGGGCGGCGGCTGGCAGGAAAATGGCAGCCAGCCGGCGCCGGGTGTCGCGGCAGCGTCGAGCACGGCTTCGGCATCGAAGCCGGCTACGGCGTCGGCTACCACAGCGGCTGCCACAGCGGACCTCGCGTCGAGGCCTGCGTCGGCACGATAA
- a CDS encoding glutamate/aspartate ABC transporter substrate-binding protein → MVREKLLLLAVLASTAFGAFAQDATPTLAKVQTTGLISIGHRETSVPFSYMDANNQVIGFSQDLCNKVIDAVKLRTKRADLRVRFIPVTSQNRISLVQNGTVDLECGVTTNLVARQNQVAFSDTFFVATTRLLTRKDSGIKDFPDLAGKTVVTNQGTTSERILRKMNEEKKMNMQIISAKDYGEGRLTLETGRAVAYMMDDVLLAGARSLTAKPSDWVLVGTPQSSEAYGFMLRKDDPEFRKLVDDAMQQVMKSKDIDAIYDKWFMKPVPPKNLTFDFPMSESLRKVYANPNDTALE, encoded by the coding sequence ATGGTCCGGGAAAAATTGCTGCTGCTGGCCGTGCTGGCATCGACCGCTTTCGGCGCGTTCGCGCAGGACGCGACGCCGACCTTGGCGAAGGTTCAAACCACCGGCCTGATTTCGATCGGTCACCGCGAGACGTCGGTGCCGTTTTCGTACATGGACGCCAATAATCAGGTGATTGGCTTCTCTCAGGACCTGTGCAACAAGGTGATCGACGCGGTCAAGCTCAGAACGAAACGCGCCGACCTGCGCGTGCGCTTCATTCCGGTGACGTCGCAGAACCGCATTTCGCTGGTGCAGAACGGCACCGTGGATCTCGAATGCGGCGTGACCACCAATCTCGTCGCGCGGCAGAACCAGGTGGCCTTTTCCGACACGTTCTTCGTCGCCACCACCCGGTTGTTGACGCGCAAGGACTCGGGCATCAAGGACTTTCCGGACCTCGCGGGCAAGACGGTGGTCACCAATCAGGGGACGACGTCCGAGCGCATCCTGAGAAAGATGAACGAAGAGAAGAAGATGAACATGCAGATCATCAGCGCCAAGGACTACGGCGAGGGGCGTCTGACGCTAGAAACCGGCCGGGCCGTCGCGTACATGATGGACGACGTGCTGCTGGCCGGCGCCCGCTCGTTGACCGCGAAACCGTCGGACTGGGTGCTGGTGGGCACGCCGCAGTCGTCGGAGGCTTACGGCTTCATGCTGCGCAAGGACGACCCCGAGTTCAGGAAACTGGTCGACGACGCGATGCAGCAGGTCATGAAAAGCAAGGACATCGACGCCATCTACGACAAATGGTTCATGAAGCCGGTCCCGCCGAAGAACCTCACGTTCGACTTCCCGATGAGCGAATCGCTGCGCAAGGTGTACGCGAATCCGAACGACACAGCGTTGGAATAA
- a CDS encoding bifunctional alpha/beta hydrolase/class I SAM-dependent methyltransferase has protein sequence MTIRTAGEHTFVTHDGEALFYRHWPAAAAGSCRGAVLLFHRGHEHSARIAHLVDELDMPGHAFFAWDARGHGHSPGERGYSPSATASVRDVQSFAEHIRDTYGIAIEDMTVIGQSVGAVLAAAWVHDYAPPLRALVLAAPAFRIKLYVPLALPGLRLMHKLRGRFFVNSYVKPRLLTHDPERIASYTTDPLIARAIAVNMLLDLHDMARRVVADAAAIKVPTQVLISGADWVVHRQPQDQFYERLSSARKERIVLDGFHHDTLGELERARAIAPVRAFVMREYDAPGAPVSLLDAHERGPFHDEFAALKKAPQPLKGAYWALVRGGLRLSSWFSSGIALGFERGFDSGSSLDYVYRNRAEGRSPLGRLIDRNYLDSIGWRGIRQRKIHIEALIADAIARLRKEGQPVRIVDIAAGHGRYVLDAIGAAALSRAGIEHILLRDYSPPNVEAGRALIIQKGFGAKARFEQGDAFDAEALAALDPRPNLAIVSGLYELFSDNAMIRASLGGLARSVAPGGYLVYTGQPWHPQLEFIARTLKNHRGEAAWVMRRRSQAELDELVASAGFRKIAQRIDEWGIFTVSVAQRVTDA, from the coding sequence ATGACGATCCGCACGGCCGGAGAACATACGTTTGTCACGCACGACGGCGAGGCGCTGTTCTACCGTCACTGGCCGGCGGCCGCCGCCGGCTCGTGCCGTGGCGCGGTGCTGCTGTTCCATCGCGGCCACGAGCATTCGGCACGGATCGCGCATCTGGTCGACGAACTCGACATGCCCGGCCACGCGTTCTTCGCGTGGGACGCGCGCGGCCACGGCCACTCGCCGGGCGAACGCGGCTACAGTCCCAGCGCGACCGCTTCGGTGCGCGACGTGCAGAGCTTCGCCGAACATATCCGCGACACCTATGGCATCGCGATCGAGGACATGACCGTGATCGGCCAGAGCGTCGGCGCGGTGCTGGCCGCCGCGTGGGTGCACGACTATGCGCCGCCGCTGCGCGCGCTGGTGCTCGCCGCGCCCGCGTTTCGCATCAAGCTGTACGTGCCGCTCGCGCTGCCGGGCCTGCGCTTGATGCACAAGCTGCGCGGGCGCTTCTTCGTCAATAGCTACGTGAAGCCCAGGCTGCTCACGCACGACCCCGAACGGATCGCGAGTTACACGACCGACCCGCTGATCGCGCGGGCGATCGCGGTCAACATGCTGCTCGATCTGCACGACATGGCCCGGCGCGTGGTCGCCGACGCCGCCGCGATCAAGGTGCCCACCCAGGTGCTGATTTCCGGCGCGGACTGGGTCGTGCATCGCCAGCCGCAGGATCAGTTCTACGAGCGGCTGAGTTCAGCGCGCAAGGAGCGCATCGTGCTCGACGGTTTTCATCACGACACGCTCGGCGAACTGGAGCGCGCCCGCGCGATCGCGCCGGTGCGTGCGTTCGTCATGCGGGAATACGACGCGCCGGGCGCGCCGGTGTCGCTGCTCGACGCGCATGAACGCGGCCCGTTCCATGACGAATTCGCCGCGCTCAAGAAAGCGCCGCAGCCGTTGAAGGGTGCGTACTGGGCGTTGGTGCGCGGTGGTCTGCGACTGTCGTCGTGGTTCTCGTCGGGGATCGCGCTTGGTTTCGAGCGCGGCTTCGATTCCGGCTCGTCGCTCGACTACGTCTATCGCAATCGCGCGGAAGGGCGCTCGCCGCTCGGCCGGCTGATCGACCGCAACTATCTGGATTCGATCGGCTGGCGCGGTATCCGCCAACGCAAGATTCATATCGAGGCGCTGATCGCCGACGCCATCGCGCGGCTGCGCAAGGAAGGCCAGCCGGTGCGGATCGTCGATATCGCCGCCGGGCACGGCCGCTACGTGCTCGACGCGATCGGCGCCGCCGCGTTGAGCCGCGCCGGCATCGAACATATTCTGCTGCGCGACTACAGCCCGCCGAACGTCGAGGCGGGGCGCGCGCTGATCATCCAGAAAGGCTTCGGCGCGAAGGCGCGTTTCGAACAGGGCGATGCGTTCGACGCCGAAGCGCTCGCCGCGCTCGACCCGCGTCCGAATCTGGCGATCGTCTCCGGGCTGTACGAACTCTTCAGCGACAACGCGATGATCCGCGCGTCGCTCGGCGGCCTCGCGCGTTCGGTCGCGCCGGGCGGCTATCTGGTGTACACCGGGCAGCCGTGGCACCCGCAGCTGGAATTCATCGCGCGGACCCTGAAGAACCATCGCGGCGAGGCCGCGTGGGTGATGCGGCGGCGCTCGCAGGCCGAGCTCGACGAACTGGTCGCGAGCGCGGGCTTTCGTAAGATCGCGCAGCGCATCGACGAGTGGGGCATCTTCACGGTCAGCGTCGCGCAACGGGTGACCGACGCATGA
- a CDS encoding efflux RND transporter permease subunit, with product MNLSEPFIKRPVATTLFAVGIALFGALAFKLLPVAPLPEVDFPTISVQATLPGADPNTVATSVATPLERQFGQISGVTQMTSVSSLGATRITMQFDLNRDINGAARDVQAAISAARTNLPANLDGNPTYRKVNPADAPILIVSLTSDSATRGQLYDAASTVLQQKLLQTPGVGDVTVGGGALPAVRIELNPDRVNHYGISLEQIRSAIATANVDLPKGSAGVGPLKYNIGANDQLYNAQDYAPLIVKQTGNDVVHISDLGYVRQDVENLENYGLSNGKPAVLLIVYKQPGANVIDTVNNVKAALPFLEASILPTIKLNILMDRTSTIRASLLDVEITLAISVLLVTAVTFAFFRNWRTTLVPAIVVPLSLLGTFGVMYFLGFSLNNLSLMALTISTGFVVDDAIVVVENIMRHMERGEPPMQAALTGAREVGFTVLTISVSLIAVFIPLLLMGGIVGRLFREFSVSLSVAIVMSMVISLTVTPMLSSIALRSTGHADDENEYPDSRFHRFYARTLGWVIRHPVLMGIVTILVLALNVLLYIVIPKGFFPQEDTGRLIGQVQASQSISYHAMQQKFLKINQLVLKNPNVQAVGGFVGGSNSVNTALLFVTLKPLGPRKASADQVIAQLRRTLGDIPGARLFLQSAQDITVGGRQSGAQYQFTMTADEQTDLDKWVPKVVAAMHKLPMLQDINTDQQDNSMQANVAVNRDTAARLGVNFASIDQGLYDAFGQRQVSTIYKAANQYHVVMELAPEYWTDPAALKAIYVPAGAASTSGSGATGGGTTSAPSVATSARAASAAAAAASAAAAAGPGSATVTPSTAVLSSGNALVPLSAMAQFSIAKTAISINHQGTFPAVTASFNLGPGASIGQATQQVDEAVAQLRMPASIVGSFAGTAQVFQQSVASEPILIIAALLTVYIVLGMLYENLMHPLTILSTLPSAGVGALIALLVTDTELSIIALVGVILLIGIVKKNAIMMIDFAITEERQKNLKPEQAITRACLIRFRPIMMTTSAAILGAMPLVFGSGYGSEFRKPLGISIIGGLIFSQMLTLYTTPVIYLWLDRAYQRLRRHRKEASS from the coding sequence ATGAACCTGTCCGAACCGTTCATCAAGCGCCCGGTCGCCACCACGCTGTTCGCGGTCGGCATCGCGCTGTTCGGCGCGCTGGCGTTCAAGCTGTTGCCGGTCGCGCCGCTGCCCGAGGTGGATTTCCCGACCATCAGCGTGCAGGCCACCCTGCCGGGCGCCGATCCGAACACCGTCGCGACCTCGGTCGCCACGCCGCTCGAACGCCAGTTCGGGCAGATTTCCGGCGTCACGCAGATGACCTCGGTCAGCTCGCTCGGCGCGACCCGCATCACAATGCAGTTCGATCTGAACCGCGACATCAACGGCGCGGCGCGCGACGTGCAGGCCGCGATCAGCGCGGCGCGCACCAACCTGCCCGCCAACCTCGACGGCAATCCGACCTACCGCAAGGTCAATCCGGCCGATGCGCCGATCCTGATCGTCAGTCTCACGTCCGATTCGGCGACCCGTGGCCAGTTGTACGACGCGGCCTCCACGGTGCTGCAGCAGAAGCTGCTGCAAACGCCGGGCGTGGGCGACGTCACGGTGGGCGGCGGCGCGTTGCCGGCGGTGCGGATCGAACTGAATCCTGACCGCGTGAATCACTACGGCATCAGTCTCGAACAGATCCGCAGCGCGATCGCGACCGCCAACGTCGATCTGCCGAAAGGCTCGGCGGGCGTCGGGCCGCTGAAGTACAACATCGGCGCGAACGACCAGCTCTACAACGCGCAGGACTACGCGCCGCTGATCGTCAAGCAGACCGGCAACGACGTCGTGCACATTTCCGATCTCGGCTACGTGCGCCAGGACGTGGAGAATCTGGAGAACTACGGGCTGTCGAACGGCAAGCCGGCGGTGCTGCTGATCGTCTACAAGCAGCCCGGCGCGAACGTGATCGACACGGTCAACAACGTGAAGGCGGCGCTGCCGTTTCTCGAAGCGTCGATCCTGCCGACCATCAAGCTCAACATCCTGATGGACCGCACCTCGACGATCCGCGCGTCGCTGCTGGACGTCGAGATCACGCTGGCGATCTCGGTGCTGCTCGTCACCGCGGTGACCTTCGCGTTCTTCCGCAACTGGCGCACCACGCTGGTACCGGCGATCGTCGTGCCGCTGTCGCTGCTCGGCACCTTCGGCGTGATGTACTTTCTCGGCTTCAGCCTGAACAACCTGTCGCTGATGGCGCTGACCATCTCCACCGGCTTCGTGGTGGACGACGCGATCGTGGTGGTCGAGAACATCATGCGCCACATGGAGCGCGGCGAGCCGCCGATGCAGGCGGCGCTGACCGGCGCCCGCGAGGTCGGCTTCACGGTGCTGACCATCAGCGTGTCGCTGATCGCGGTGTTCATTCCACTGCTGCTGATGGGCGGCATCGTCGGGCGGCTGTTCCGCGAATTTTCGGTATCGCTGTCGGTGGCGATCGTGATGTCGATGGTGATTTCGCTGACCGTCACGCCGATGCTCTCCAGCATCGCGCTGCGCAGCACCGGCCACGCCGACGACGAAAACGAATACCCCGACTCGCGCTTTCACCGCTTCTATGCGCGCACGCTCGGCTGGGTGATCCGCCATCCGGTGCTGATGGGCATCGTGACGATTCTCGTGCTGGCGCTCAACGTGCTGCTGTACATCGTGATCCCGAAGGGCTTCTTTCCGCAGGAGGACACCGGCCGGCTGATCGGCCAGGTACAGGCGTCGCAGAGCATTTCGTACCACGCGATGCAGCAGAAATTCCTCAAGATCAATCAACTGGTCCTGAAGAACCCGAACGTGCAGGCGGTGGGCGGTTTCGTCGGCGGTTCGAACTCGGTGAATACCGCGCTGCTGTTCGTCACGCTCAAACCGCTCGGCCCGCGCAAGGCGAGCGCCGACCAGGTGATCGCGCAGTTGCGCCGCACGCTCGGCGATATTCCCGGCGCGCGCCTGTTCCTGCAATCGGCGCAGGACATCACGGTGGGCGGCCGGCAAAGCGGCGCGCAATACCAGTTCACGATGACCGCCGACGAGCAGACCGATCTCGACAAATGGGTGCCCAAGGTCGTCGCCGCGATGCACAAGCTGCCGATGCTGCAGGACATCAACACCGACCAGCAGGACAACAGCATGCAGGCGAACGTCGCGGTGAATCGCGACACGGCCGCGCGGCTGGGCGTCAATTTCGCGTCGATCGATCAAGGGCTGTACGACGCGTTCGGCCAGCGCCAGGTGTCGACCATCTACAAGGCCGCGAACCAGTATCACGTCGTGATGGAACTCGCGCCGGAGTACTGGACCGATCCCGCCGCGCTGAAGGCGATCTACGTGCCGGCCGGCGCGGCCTCCACCTCGGGCAGCGGCGCGACCGGCGGCGGCACCACCAGCGCGCCGAGCGTCGCGACCTCGGCGCGTGCGGCGTCGGCCGCGGCGGCAGCCGCCAGCGCGGCGGCGGCCGCCGGCCCGGGCAGCGCCACGGTGACGCCCTCCACCGCCGTGCTGTCGAGCGGCAACGCGCTGGTGCCGCTCTCGGCGATGGCGCAATTCTCGATCGCCAAGACCGCGATCTCGATCAACCATCAGGGCACGTTCCCGGCCGTGACGGCGTCGTTCAATCTCGGACCCGGCGCGTCGATCGGTCAGGCGACCCAGCAGGTCGACGAGGCGGTCGCGCAGTTGCGCATGCCGGCCAGCATCGTCGGTAGTTTCGCGGGGACCGCGCAGGTGTTTCAGCAGTCGGTGGCGAGCGAGCCGATCCTGATCATCGCCGCGCTGCTGACGGTGTACATCGTGCTCGGCATGCTCTACGAAAACCTGATGCATCCGCTGACGATCCTCTCGACGCTGCCGTCCGCCGGCGTCGGCGCGCTGATCGCGCTGCTGGTGACCGACACGGAGTTGTCGATCATCGCGCTGGTCGGCGTGATTCTGCTGATCGGCATCGTCAAGAAGAACGCGATCATGATGATCGACTTCGCGATCACCGAGGAACGCCAGAAGAACCTGAAGCCCGAGCAGGCCATCACGCGTGCGTGCCTGATCCGTTTCCGGCCGATCATGATGACCACCAGCGCCGCGATTCTCGGCGCGATGCCGCTCGTGTTCGGCTCGGGCTACGGCTCCGAATTCCGCAAGCCGCTCGGCATTTCGATTATCGGTGGATTGATTTTTAGCCAGATGCTCACGCTTTATACGACGCCGGTCATCTATCTGTGGCTCGACCGCGCGTATCAGCGTCTGCGCCGTCATCGCAAGGAAGCTTCATCATGA